The following is a genomic window from Malus sylvestris chromosome 12, drMalSylv7.2, whole genome shotgun sequence.
ATCAGTGAATAGGACTGATACCAATATGGACTACCCATTTCAATTTTTGTGCTTTCTTAAATTGCATACCAAAGTAGTATTTTATATATTGCTTTCAGGAAGTATGGTTTGAGCTTTGTACTTTGTGTGAACGCATTGATAGGACAACCTCATTTCAATTAAGTAAGGTAAAATGCTTATATATTGCATTCTTGGTATATATGAATAAGTGTCTGCTATAGGAACTAACTCAATTTGATGCTGTCATAGATTTACGGCTTGTTAACTGTTTGATGTTATCTTTTCCAGATTGAAGATGGGGACATCATATGCTTTCAGAAATCtacttcacttggaagtgaagGAGAACTCAAATATTCCAATGTCCCTTCATTTCTGGTAGATGGTTATTGTGGTAGTTAATGCTACATAGAGCATAAGTTCTGCGTTCAAGTGTCTCTCACTGAGCTTTCATTCTTGGTATTATTTAAGACAAGGttgaaaaaagaacaagaggaGGAGGACAAAAAGAGATACAAGGCACAAGCTCACCTTTATACAACTATTAAGGTGAAGAGTTTCTCTGTCCCCATTTTCACCATTCCTTTTTTCACAAGTGCTAGTACGTGTATTCGGTGCACGTCAAAGAATTATAAGAGAGCGATTTATTATTCATATGCTTAGGTTGCTCGAGATGAGGACTTGGTCAAACAAATTGGAGGGGATATATATTTTGACCTTGTGGACCATGACAAAGTTCGTAGTTTCACTATTAAGAAACAAACAGCCTTTAATCTTTTCAAGGTATAGCAGTATAGGTTCACTTTTATTTCTGTCTGCTTTATTCTTTTCCTCCTTTGAGGTTTGTGTATGATTTATGATTATTGAGGGCATCAGATTCTTCATTCAGTTATGTTATTACGAGAGTCTCTGATAAAGTAATGTTTTGCAGGGTCTGGTTGCACTATAGTTTGGCATACCAATGCAATTTCAGCAGTTTTGGATTTAGGCCAAGAGGCAAAACCACACATATCCCCCATTCGACCATTGACACCCGAGGAACAATTAGAATCAGTAATTACTTTACACTTTCTACTTTTTAAGTGCTTAATGAATGGACTTGTTGTAAGTCCAGATTTGAAATGCTTATGAGACTAGTAGTGTTGTGACGTGCTCATTGGTGTTCGTCAAAGTTTGATATAGGTTCCTTATGCATTCTAATCATGACCTTTTGTTTTGCAGgtcaaaaaattggaaggtCTACCAAATAAAGAACACAAAAACTGCAAGCTAAAGTTATTTTTGGAAGTAGATCTTGGGCTGGTAATCCAATCTCACTCTATCATTGTTATGACCTGTCATTTTATGCTTAGTGCTGCTACACTTAATGTATGAAAGATCCTTTCTTATGATTTTATTGCTCCGATGACATGCTCCAGGACCAACGTCCTATTCCTCTGCCTGACAAAACCAAGGAATATATCCTGCTTTTCTTTAAGCTTTATGAACCTGAGAAACGAAAACTAAGGTACCTCTGGCTCTTTCTACTGTGCTAAATAGTTTTTCCTTTTGATTTGTTGCTTGCTGATTTAAGTTTCATTTCGTTACTAGTTTTGTTGGTAGGTTTTTTGTCAAGAGTTTAGCAAGCCAGTAGAgattttagcaaaataaaatCAACTTGCTGGTTTTGCCCCTAATGAAGAAATTGTGCTTTATGAGAGGTCTACTTCACATTCTTTTAGCAACAATTCTGTCATAACTAATTGTCATTACACTATTTACATATTTGTATAATTTGCATGCTTCGGTTCGGTGTAGCATTCTGGAGTAAAAGTTTTATCTGTCTGTGTACTATCAGGAAATGAAGTTTGATCCTTGAATCATGTGCGAGCATATTCACAAGCGGACGTCATTTCGTCTAAGTCAGATAACTGTTACAATAGGAATGAACTTTTGTGGCTTCTATGCATATTTTTCATTGGCTGTTATGCTTCGTTTTCCAGGTTGAAGATGAGGACATTATATGCTTTCAGAAATCTACTCCACTTGAAAGTGAATAGAATAATTGTTCTGATACACACATTTATAATCTTTGAATTGTACTGatatttttatcataattaaaCTTGTGGTTGTGTGGTTTTGGTGTAGTGAGATATGAGGAGTGATGAGCTACATAAACTGTAGCGAGCTACATGAAGTAGTGAGATACATGAAGGAGCTATATGAAGGAGTGATAAAGGAGCTACATACACTGTATGTACAAAAGGGAAGATGCCTTTATTCAAGTTTGTATTTTCGGAATTTGAGGACTTGTGTTATTAtgttcaaatacatacattaGGTTTGTAATGAATGTATTGGCTTTACCACATTGATCTTAtatatgtttgtttttattaatgataatacaaaatattcttTAAACAATGCTCAGTGGAAATTTTACCAAAAAGCATATATTTCTTACCTCAATTTTcattggtttattaattattgtttataatttaattacaataattataaaaaaataaataaaaaatattttgtcaaaaaaaaaaaaaaacgttttgcACGACGAAGGAGTAACCTGCGTCGCAGGTTACTTCTTCATTGCGCAAACCCTGTTGTCATTGACTTGGTGCGACGGTTGGCACGTGACGAAGTTTCGTTGCGCTAATTTT
Proteins encoded in this region:
- the LOC126592845 gene encoding ubiquitin C-terminal hydrolase 12-like isoform X1; translation: MKIEDGDIICFQKSTSLGSEGELKYSNVPSFLTRLKKEQEEEDKKRYKAQAHLYTTIKVARDEDLVKQIGGDIYFDLVDHDKVRSFTIKKQTAFNLFKGLVAL
- the LOC126592845 gene encoding uncharacterized protein LOC126592845 isoform X2, translated to MRTWSNKLEGIYILTLWTMTKFVVSLLRNKQPLIFSRYSSIGSGCTIVWHTNAISAVLDLGQEAKPHISPIRPLTPEEQLESVKKLEGLPNKEHKNCKLKLFLEVDLGLDQRPIPLPDKTKEYILLFFKLYEPEKRKLRLKMRTLYAFRNLLHLKVNRIIVLIHTFIIFELY